A genome region from Panicum virgatum strain AP13 chromosome 4K, P.virgatum_v5, whole genome shotgun sequence includes the following:
- the LOC120703526 gene encoding uncharacterized protein LOC120703526, translating into MSILWEKSAGWRWLVWRMRDSKPFFFTFAALCGVVPGVIGYGVMQLTSSRNEQLESQLRSTARPETTMMGQVNRERLAEFLGELQRKEDTNDRYVAALKGETLTRKRYERIQPVPAPAQAQASQETAKAASAEEKPKAK; encoded by the exons ATGTCGATCCTGTGGGAGAAGAGCGCTGGGTGGCGGTGGCTGGTGTGGCGGATGCGTGACTCGAAGCCCTTCTTCTTCACCTTCGCGGCGCTATGCGGCGTCGTCCCCGGCGTGATCGGCTATGGCGTGATGCAACTCACCAGCTCCCGCAACGAGCAGCTCGAGTCCCAACTCCGCTCCACCGCCCGACCCGAGACAACA ATGATGGGGCAAGTCAACAGGGAGAGACTGGCCGAGTTTCTTGGCGAGCTGCAAAGGAAAGAGGACACTAACGACAGATACGTCGCCGCTCTGAAAGGGGAGACGCTGACTAGGAAACGCTACGAACGCATCCAGCCCGTTCCTGCCCCTGCCCAGGCGCAAGCGAGCCAGGAGACCGCCAAGGCTGCTAGTGCCGAGGagaaacccaaagccaagtga